In Pleurocapsa sp. PCC 7319, the following are encoded in one genomic region:
- a CDS encoding TonB-dependent receptor domain-containing protein produces the protein MKQKLYLGLVLNLSLLSLGNIINQASATEQPEQTEFPAITVKQWRLPKGYAARAQLNNSAIIITNVELQPTATGVELAINTVDGKRLRRVKYSQGNSVVIDFANAQLQLAEPSFVRKNPATGISQVKAIALPGNRVRVIISGTEGLPTSKIITSNGGLIVNATPPLPVADVQTQPDQVIDVIVTAEKKPERLQDVPISITSIGEQEAEDANIDSFRDISENTPNFTTYTPSRNFVTYSVRGFSNFNFISRDSVAFYIDDVPYDYTNFLGLNVYPIERVEVLRGAQATLYGRNAQAGVVNIITKPPAEELEFDGGISYGNFNSYELQASVSSPIVKDKLTFRLSGRYNNRDGFTENTFLDRDIDSQSGLTARGKLLWTPTEDLKVAFNASVDDYNDGAQPFVALDAEDPFEIEQEFDGFTNVNTDTQSVRVDYKHDAFRLTSISARRFSSSDFEADVDIFSPPTDNTAIQVFDVDSDSLSQEIRFQSPNQKSRFQWLAGSYLEFRDFEVNDSSFITDAGITLTEAEIDENTLAFFGQVSYKPVEPLTLTAGLRYESFDSTLNNRTISDFTGFGRTVTSFNDIEQDDDIVLPRFVAQYRFNPNLMTYASIARGYKPAGVNYFADVEELLTFDTETSTNYEIGLKSSFLKDRLKLNLAAFYSPVNDFQINALDVNSFARQVANVDADIAGVEVEVKAILFKGFEAIAGFGYVNATFEDFSNPFGNEELEDNNLPYVPDYTYNLALQYRADFGLFTRLELQGVGTSFFDNPNEFKRDPYTLVNARIGYEQKNYGIYFFANNIFDTEYLTTAFDFGSLGQIASFGNPATYGVQVKTKF, from the coding sequence GTGAAGCAAAAATTATATCTAGGGCTAGTTTTAAATTTGTCATTGTTATCTCTCGGCAATATTATTAATCAAGCATCTGCTACCGAACAGCCCGAGCAAACTGAATTTCCTGCGATTACGGTTAAGCAATGGCGATTACCCAAAGGGTACGCTGCGCGAGCGCAGTTAAATAATTCAGCGATAATCATTACCAATGTCGAACTGCAACCGACAGCTACAGGAGTCGAACTGGCGATCAATACTGTTGATGGTAAAAGGCTACGTCGTGTTAAATACAGTCAAGGCAACAGTGTAGTTATTGATTTTGCTAATGCCCAACTTCAGTTAGCAGAACCTAGCTTTGTACGGAAAAATCCCGCGACGGGAATCTCACAAGTAAAAGCGATCGCCTTACCAGGAAATCGAGTTAGAGTTATTATTTCTGGGACAGAAGGATTGCCGACCAGCAAAATAATAACCAGCAATGGTGGTTTGATTGTTAACGCTACCCCACCCCTACCAGTAGCAGATGTTCAAACACAACCAGACCAGGTAATAGATGTTATTGTTACGGCCGAGAAAAAACCCGAACGACTGCAAGATGTACCCATAAGTATTACTTCCATTGGCGAACAAGAAGCAGAAGACGCTAATATTGACAGTTTTAGAGATATTTCCGAGAATACTCCCAACTTTACCACCTATACCCCCAGTCGTAACTTTGTTACTTATAGTGTGCGAGGATTCAGTAACTTTAACTTTATCTCTCGCGACTCGGTAGCATTTTATATTGATGATGTTCCCTATGACTACACTAATTTCTTAGGCTTAAATGTCTACCCAATCGAGCGAGTGGAGGTACTTAGAGGCGCACAGGCTACTCTTTACGGTAGAAATGCTCAAGCAGGGGTAGTTAACATTATTACCAAACCACCAGCGGAGGAGTTGGAATTTGACGGAGGAATTAGTTACGGTAATTTTAACAGCTACGAACTACAGGCTAGCGTCAGTTCGCCGATTGTCAAAGATAAGTTAACTTTTCGTCTTTCAGGACGTTACAACAATCGTGATGGTTTTACGGAAAATACTTTTTTAGATCGAGATATCGATTCCCAATCGGGATTGACCGCAAGAGGTAAGTTACTCTGGACTCCAACAGAAGATTTGAAGGTGGCGTTTAATGCTTCTGTAGACGACTATAACGATGGCGCGCAGCCGTTTGTAGCTTTAGATGCCGAAGATCCTTTTGAGATCGAACAGGAATTTGATGGTTTTACTAATGTTAATACCGATACTCAGTCCGTTAGAGTCGACTATAAGCACGATGCCTTTCGCCTAACTTCCATTTCCGCCAGACGCTTTTCCAGTTCAGATTTTGAAGCGGATGTGGATATTTTTAGTCCACCGACAGACAATACTGCCATTCAAGTATTTGATGTTGATTCCGACTCCCTTAGCCAAGAAATTCGCTTTCAATCTCCCAATCAAAAAAGCAGATTTCAATGGTTAGCAGGGAGTTATTTAGAATTTAGAGATTTTGAGGTTAACGACAGTAGCTTTATTACCGACGCGGGAATAACTCTTACTGAAGCGGAAATTGACGAGAATACCCTAGCTTTCTTTGGTCAAGTTAGCTATAAGCCAGTTGAACCCCTAACCCTAACCGCAGGATTGCGTTATGAGAGTTTTGATAGCACTTTAAACAATCGTACTATTTCCGACTTTACGGGTTTCGGACGCACTGTTACTAGTTTTAATGATATCGAACAAGATGACGATATCGTCCTACCGCGTTTTGTCGCCCAATATCGCTTTAATCCCAATTTAATGACTTATGCTTCGATCGCCCGTGGCTACAAACCTGCAGGAGTGAATTATTTTGCCGATGTGGAAGAGTTGTTAACCTTTGATACGGAAACCTCGACGAACTACGAGATCGGTCTCAAATCTTCTTTCCTCAAAGATCGCCTCAAACTTAACTTAGCTGCTTTTTATAGTCCCGTAAATGATTTTCAAATAAACGCTCTTGATGTCAATAGCTTTGCTCGTCAAGTGGCTAACGTCGATGCAGATATAGCGGGGGTTGAAGTTGAAGTTAAGGCTATTCTCTTTAAAGGCTTTGAGGCGATCGCGGGTTTTGGGTATGTGAATGCCACTTTTGAGGATTTTAGCAATCCCTTTGGTAATGAAGAACTTGAAGATAACAATCTGCCCTACGTTCCCGATTATACCTACAATCTCGCTTTACAGTACCGAGCGGATTTTGGTTTATTTACCAGACTGGAATTACAGGGAGTTGGCACGAGTTTCTTTGATAATCCCAATGAATTTAAACGAGATCCCTATACTTTAGTTAACGCCCGTATTGGTTACGAACAAAAAAATTATGGCATTTATTTCTTTGCCAATAATATCTTCGATACTGAGTATCTAACCACGGCATTTGATTTTGGTTCTCTGGGTCAAATTGCTAGCTTTGGCAACCCCGCCACCTATGGCGTTCAAGTCAAAACTAAATTCTGA